CCGGTACAATCTTGGATGATGGTCTCAGCCAAAAGTCCCAGCGATTGTTGATGTACTCAGAAAAACAGACTAGTTGAAAAAGGATTAGGCAAAAACATCCTGTTTGTTGTCGATAAACTGGGAAGGATGTCCAAGGTATGCCGGGCTTGACCAGCCAGCTAGTACCAGTAGTTTAAGCTACAGCTCTTAGTTCTCTATTGTCTGCCGCTTCACTTTCCAATTCTTTGGTAGCTTTTATGAGCCCCCGCGTGATTCCATTAAGATATAatcctctctctttcatttcttCCAACAATTTctctgccttctcccaatccaAGGCCTTCAAGCAAAGCGACTGAATTAGTTTTTCGTACTCATCAGCATTAGGCTGCACTCCACAATCCTTCATCTCACTAAGTAACTCCAAGGCCTTATCGAATTCTTCAAGTTTGCAATAGCCACGGATAAGCGTATGGTAAGTCACTGGTGTCAGCTTAGAGTGCTTCCTTTTGGCCTCTAATAGGACTTCCTTGGCCTGATCCATCTCACCACTGTTTGCGTAACCACTAATGATGACAGTATAAGTATACACATCCGGTTTCAATCCCCGAGCTTCCATCAATTTCACCAACTCCCTAGCTAATCCCATCTCCTTGGCCTTTGAACAACCATTGATCACATAGTTAAAAACTGCATTTCCTGGAGCTGGTCCTTCCGCAATCATCTTATTGAGTAATTCGTGTGCCCCATTAAGATCTCGACTCCTGCAAAGACCGCAAACAACAGCAGAAAATGGCTTAATAGCATATTTCCGTGCCTCCCCTTTGAGGTGACCCAGCAACTCCCAAGCTAATTTCACTGTCTGATCCTCTCGACACAACGAGGCAATCAAAAAGTTTATAGAGGATTGAGGGGGGGAGTTGCTGTCCTTTGCGGCTGAATAAACTGAGTAGGCAGATTTGGCTTTCTTCCCCTTGCAAAGCCAAGATATGATTTTCCCAACTTTATGGCCATCGGGCAGGCATCCTGCATTAAGCATCCTCTCGCACACAGACGAAGCGAGGTCATACATCGAGCGCCTATAAAGCGCTTCTATAGCAAAATAATAAGACATGTCGTCAGGAACACATCCAAATTCATCAAACCTGTCGAGCACCTCGAGCGCAGCCTTCCCTTTACCCAACCTCGAAAGCGAAGCTATCAAAGGATTGAGAACAGCCACGTCCAACACGCCGTTCCCCTTTTCCCCAAACTCCTTGATCAAATCCCACAACGCATACACATCTCTCCTCCTAaactcaccaccaccacaaATGCAACGAACAAGAGCTTGGAGTACAGGGGTGGTCACCTCGAGATCGGAATGCTTGGAAGAAGCCCATCTGAAGAAACGAAGCACATTGTCGCCCACGAGGAGCGGGGTCTCGAGCACCCTAATGACAAACCGTGGATGCAGGGTCAAGCGCATCCCGTCGAGGGTCGACTCCAAGGAGCCGTCGGCAGTGCTCTGCAAGAGAGACAACACGCTCTCCAACTGCTCAGGGTCGATGATCTCATCGACCTCCTCCGCGCCTCCGTCGCCGACCACACCTTCTTCTCCGTCACCTGCGAAATCGCCCATCACGGGGCCGTCGGCATCCGCGTCGAAAATCGGCGCCTCGTCATCGAACCCGCTCGCCCCGCCGGAATCGAGGGACTGGTGGGAGATGGATCTGGTATTCCAACTCAACGGAGCTTTGGGGAAGACGAGGGAGCACAGACGGGTGGGTGTCGAAGCAGGGGCTTCAGACGGAATCGCCGGAGAGATTCCGGGCGAATGCAAGCTCCGCCGCAACCGGCGGAGAGAGAACCTCAGCCCTGATCtccacatttctctctctctctctctctctctctctctctctctctaaaaccctAAAGATTCCAAGCAAGTAAATAGCAGCAGACACAGCAAGGTTTCCTGAGTCCGCTCGTCATTTTATCATATTCACTTTTtaccttttccatttttcctaaatCAAAACCTGAATTTTTCCTGCTAAAGATTTGCAGATATGCCCCCTGAAATATTGGTAATTTCTCGAAGACCCTAAAAAGTGAGCTTGGTTTCAAAATACCCTCAACCGTAGTAACTTTATTTCGATGAATCCCCGAGCTCATCGCCGGTGAAGATTAATGCCGGCCGACAAACATGTGCTCCTCACGTGTGCTTTTCGCACAAGGTACTTCGgtaaaaaagaagcaaaaaatcaaagttttgcACATCACTCATGACCCCGAGTATAGAGACAagaaaaaagtgcaattgaatcttaaaacttaaaaaaagtgCAATAATGTCTTAGAACTTATCATATTGATGTAATCGAGTCATTCCGTTAACTCTAATTaatttggctaatgaaaaatattgatatgacttttttttttatcatttttcgggataaatacaatgaaaattctaaaacttgtcggaaagtgcaattgaatcctaaaacttacaaaaatgcAATCACATAGTAAAACTTGTTGTattgatgcaattgagtcctgTAGTTGATTCCGTCCAATTTGGCTCACGAAAAATCATGGACGTGgcttatttatttatgtttatcTTGTGTAGCGCTGACGTGGCTAGAACaacatcgtttttttttttttcaaatgtgaTTTTTTATTCGGATTTGACTTAAATTATATCAAATATAAGCaaagtttttagttttttttaatctttctccttctttatttcttttttttttctaaaaaacttTGCTtatatttaatataatttaaatcaaatctgaattaaaaatcatatttgcaTCAAAACGGTATCGTTTTAGCCGCATCGATGTCACAAAcacaaagaaaataataaaaaaaagtcacgttACCATTTTCTATTTGATAATTTTAGACAAAGTTAAcgtaaggacttgattgcaccaatttaacaagttttaagatttaattatactttcataataagttttaagactcaattgcactcaTCCCCAAGTATTTGTGTAAACTAa
The genomic region above belongs to Rhodamnia argentea isolate NSW1041297 chromosome 6, ASM2092103v1, whole genome shotgun sequence and contains:
- the LOC115748373 gene encoding pentatricopeptide repeat-containing protein At3g02650, mitochondrial produces the protein MWRSGLRFSLRRLRRSLHSPGISPAIPSEAPASTPTRLCSLVFPKAPLSWNTRSISHQSLDSGGASGFDDEAPIFDADADGPVMGDFAGDGEEGVVGDGGAEEVDEIIDPEQLESVLSLLQSTADGSLESTLDGMRLTLHPRFVIRVLETPLLVGDNVLRFFRWASSKHSDLEVTTPVLQALVRCICGGGEFRRRDVYALWDLIKEFGEKGNGVLDVAVLNPLIASLSRLGKGKAALEVLDRFDEFGCVPDDMSYYFAIEALYRRSMYDLASSVCERMLNAGCLPDGHKVGKIISWLCKGKKAKSAYSVYSAAKDSNSPPQSSINFLIASLCREDQTVKLAWELLGHLKGEARKYAIKPFSAVVCGLCRSRDLNGAHELLNKMIAEGPAPGNAVFNYVINGCSKAKEMGLARELVKLMEARGLKPDVYTYTVIISGYANSGEMDQAKEVLLEAKRKHSKLTPVTYHTLIRGYCKLEEFDKALELLSEMKDCGVQPNADEYEKLIQSLCLKALDWEKAEKLLEEMKERGLYLNGITRGLIKATKELESEAADNRELRAVA